Proteins from one Microtus pennsylvanicus isolate mMicPen1 chromosome 7, mMicPen1.hap1, whole genome shotgun sequence genomic window:
- the Or5v1 gene encoding olfactory receptor 5V1, producing the protein MEGKNQTAPSEFIILGFSNLNKLQFLLFTIFFLTYICTLGGNIFIILVTMADSHLHTPMYYFLRNLAFIDICYTTTNVPQMMVHLLSEKKTISYGGCVVQLFAFIFFVGSECLLLAAMAYDRYIAICKPLRYSFIMDKALCSWLAASCWTGGFLNSVVHTVLTFHLPFCGNNQINYFFCDIPPLLILSCGDTSINELALLSIGIFIGWTPFLCIILSYLSIISSILRIQSSEGRHKAFSTCASHLLIVLLYYGSAIFTYVRPISSYSLEKDRLISVLYSVVTPMLNPVIYTLRNKDIKEAVKTIGRKWQPPVFSSDM; encoded by the coding sequence atggaaggaaagaatcaaacaGCTCCATCTGAATTCATCATCTTGGGTTTCTCCAACCTGAATAAATTGCAGTTTTTACTCTTCACCATCTTCTTTCTGACTTACATATGCACTTTAGGAGGGAACATTTTTATCATCTTGGTGACCATGGCTGATTCCCACCTACATACACCCATGTATTATTTTCTGCGAAACCTTGCCTTTATTGACATCTGCTACACCACTACTAATGTCCCCCAGATGATGGTGCATCTTttgtcagagaagaaaacaatttccTATGGAGGTTGTGTGGTCCAACtttttgccttcattttctttgtagGCTCAGAGTGTCTCCTCCTGGCAGCAATGGCATACGACCGATACATTGCTATCTGCAAGCCCTTAAGGTATTCATTTATCATGGACAAGGCCCTGTGCAGCTGGCTAGCAGCCTCATGCTGGACAGGTGGATTTCTCAACTCAGTGGTGCACACAGTTCTGACCTTCCACTTGCCCTTCTGTGGTAACAATCAGATCAATTATTTCTTCTGTGACATACCTCCTTTGCTGATCTTGTCTTGTGGGGATACTTCCATCAATGAACTGGCTTTGCTATCCATTGGGATCTTCATAGGTTGGACTCCTTTCCTCTGCATCATCCTTTCCTACCTTTCCATCATCTCCAGCATCCTGAGGATCCAGTCCTCTGAGGGGAGGCACAAAGCCTTTTCTACCTGTGCCTCCCATTTGCTCATTGTTCTTCTCTATTATGGCAGTGCCATCTTCACATACGTGCGGCCCATCTCATCTTACTCACTAGAGAAAGACAGATTGATCTCAGTGCTGTATAGTGTTGTCACCCCCATGCTGAACCCTGTAATTTATACACTGAGAAATAAGGATATCAAAGAGGCTGTGAAGACGATAGGGAGGAAATGGCAGCCACCCGTCTTCTCTTCTGATATGTAA